Proteins encoded within one genomic window of Oncorhynchus nerka isolate Pitt River linkage group LG17, Oner_Uvic_2.0, whole genome shotgun sequence:
- the LOC115145293 gene encoding anoctamin-8-like, with amino-acid sequence MPETGATGAAAAAARISLSDSRDGTEGFWHKHRSQREGEKTDPSAASSQQTSSGVLDKLFGKRLLQAGRYIMSHKSWMKTVPTENCDILMTFSDQTDDHTLLWLLNHLRLGIPELNIQIRHHKRTRVHAFFVTATYENLLRGAEEMGLRKSVKPEFGGGTRSFSCEEDYIYENIESELCFFTSQERQSIIKYWLDNLRAKNGEVLHNIQFLEGQPIIPELSVRGVIQKVFPLHEQRILSQLMKSWVQAVCEKQPLDDIHDYFGVKIAMYFAWLGFYTTSMLYPAVIGFVLWILTESDQTSRDICCVVFALFNVVWATLFLERWKRRGAELAYKWGTLDTPNESLEEPRTQFMGVKRCSPITGCEELYYSPWRRRMFRWLVSLPICILCLCFVFLAMLICFELQEFVMGIKEVPRLARFIPKIMLAITVTACDEVYRKIACWLNNMENYRLQSAYEKNLIIKMVLFQFVNSYLSLFYIGFYLRDMERLKEMLATLLITRQFVQNVKEVLQPYLYERHKLGELTLHGVWDLLLSALLKYCRLAAGKAQASPTDQAVPSHGLRGTRSGVGQPGRREKCLNGGCGVPDEEEREREEGDSGRFSEGENEELIDCGLKLRKVSFIEKVDRKSSGGGCVPTIEDSFLEDGSPTMVEKGMDPASVFETYDDVDDNEMKDTGGLANESVAAAPLPSGPESTVRVRHHRRQRSLERLDSETKRESWIDPPEEQERTILAQAEIESCMQTYEDTFQDYQEMFVQFGYVVLFSSAFPLAAMCALINNIIEIRSDALKLCTGLQRPFGQRVESIGQWQTAMEAMGLIAIIVNCYLIGQCGQLQRLFPWLSPEMAIISIVILEHFAILLKYIIHVAIPDIPSWVGEKIAKLEYQRREAFKRHERQAQQHYQQLQRRKREEEERQRQAEYQARRERERDEGKDSSGGDHHHDKSHRGKSRTGGGGGGDKPKRPSSLLANNNVMKLKQIIPLQNKFSSSSARSPQSPTGNEPKLPGFLSFKFLKSPENKKEAAATAAAVAAATATNNTMSATFPSGNQEWSQSPSKSFNPGKLFNFGKSEGGSCVNGTQLPRPGEGSQVSDKQLTKSDLNGVTGESRSPGGDAGEKEHHTDSPDRKV; translated from the exons ataAGTTATTTGGGAAGCGGCTGCTGCAGGCTGGGCGGTACATCATGTCTCATAAGTCCTGGATGAAGACCGTGCCCACTGAGAACTGTGACATCCTCATGACTTTCTCAG ACCAGACAGATGACCACACGTTGCTATGGCTACTGAACCACCTGCGTCTGGGCATTCCGGAACTCAACATCCAGATCCGACATCACAAACGCACGCGCGTCCATGCCTTCTTTGTCACGGCAACCTATGAGAA tctgttgCGTGGGGCAGAGGAGATGGGTCTGAGGAAATCAGTGAAGCCAGAGTTTGGGGGAGGAACACGCAGCTTCTCCTGTGAAGAAGACTACATCTATGAGAACATTGAGAGTGAACTATGCTTCTTCACATCacag GAGAGGCAAAGCATCATCAAGTACTGGCTCGACAATCTACGTGCCAAGAATGGAGAGGTGCTTCACAACATACAGTTCCTGGAGGGACAGCCAATCA TCCCAGAGCTAAGTGTGCGGGGCGTGATCCAGAAGGTGTTTCCGCTCCATGAGCAGAGGATCCTCAGTCAGCTGATGAAGTCCTGGGTGCAGGCCGTGTGTGAAAAACAGCCACTAG ATGATATTCATGATTACTTTGGGGTGAAGATAGCCATGTACTTTGCCTGGCTGGGGTTCTACACCACATCTATGCTGTATCCAGCTGTCATAGGCTTTGTTCTCTGGATTCTGACGGAGTCTGATCAG aCAAGTCGTGATATCTGCTGTGTAGTGTTTGCTCTGTTCAACGTGGTGTGGGCCACGCTGTTCctggagaggtggaagaggaggggGGCGGAGCTAGCCTATAAGTGGGGTACGCTGGATACCCCTAACGAGTCCCTAGAGGAACCACGGACACAGTTTATG GGCGTGAAGCGGTGCAGTCCCATAACAGGCTGTGAGGAGTTATACTACTCTccgtggaggaggaggatgttcaGGTGGCTGGTCAGCCTGCCCATCTGTATCCTTTGTCTCTGCTTTGTCTTCCTGGCCATGCTCATCTGCTTCGAGCTGCAG GAGTTTGTGATGGGGATCAAGGAGGTACCTCGATTGGCCAGGTTCATCCCTAAGATCATGCTGGCCATCACTGTGACCGCCTGTGACGAGGTGTACCGGAAGATAGCCTGCTGGCTCAACAACATGG AAAACTACAGACTCCAGAGTGCCTATGAGAAAAATCTCATCATCAAAATGGTTCTT TTTCAGTTTGTAAATTCTTATCTCAGTCTTTTCTACATTGGATTCTACCTCAGAGACATGGAACGTCTGAAAGAG ATGCTGGCCACCCTTCTGATCACCCGGCAGTTTGTCCAGAACGTGAAAGAGGTGCTGCAGCCTTACCTGTACGAGCGCCATAAGCTGGGCGAGCTCACCCTGCACGGCGTCTGGGACCTGCTCCTCTCAGCCCTGCTCAAGTACTGCCGGCTGGCCGCAGGAAAGGCCCAGGCTTCACCCACCGACCAGGCCGTACCGAGCCACGGCCTGAGGGGAACCAGATCCGGGGTGGGACAGCCTGGCCGCAG GGAGAAGTGTCTGAACGGGGGATGTGGGGTGCCTGacgaggaggaaagggagagggaggagggagacagcgggAGGTTCAGTGAGGGAGAGAACGAGGAGTTGATAGACTGTGGCCTGAAGCTGAGGAAGGTTAGCTTCATAGAGAAGGTGGACAGGAAGTCGTCTGGAGGGGGCTGCGTCCCTACAATAGAGGATAGTTTCCTGGAGGATGGCAGCCCCACCATGGTGGAGAAGGGGATGGACCCGGCCTCGGTGTTCGAGACGTATGATGATGTCGATGACAATGAGATGAAGGACACGGGTGGTTTGGCCAATGAAAGTGTGGCAGCTGCCCCACTGCCTTCTGGGCCGGAGAGCACAGTGAGGGTGCGTCATCACAGAAGGCAGAGGAGTTTGGAGAgactagactctgagaccaagagGGAGTCGTGGATCGACCCCCCAGAGGAGCAAGAGCGTACAATTCTGGCACAGGCTGAGATTGAGAGCTGCATGCAGACTTATGAg GACACCTTCCAGGACTACCAGGAGATGTTTGTCCAGTTTGGCTATGTGGTTCTCTTCTCCTCAGCCTTCCCCTTGGCGGCCATGTGTGCTCTCATTAACAACATCATAGAGATCCGCAGCGACGCCTTAAAGCTCTGTACCGGCCTGCAGAGGCCCTTTGGTCAGAGGGTGGAGAGCATCGGACAGTGGCAG acagcAATGGAAGCCATGGGTCTAATCGCCATCATAGTCAACTGTTACCTGATTGGTCAGTGTGGTCAGCTGCAGCGACTCTTCCCCTGGCTCAGCCCTGAGATGGCCATCATCTCCATTGTCATCCTCGAA caCTTTGCCATCCTGCTGAAGTATATCATTCACGTAGCGATCCCAGATATCCCCAGCTGGGTAGGAGAGAAGATAGCAAAACTGGAGTACCAACGCAGGGAGGCCTTTAAG AGGCACGAGCGGCAAGCACAGCAACACTATCAACAGctacagaggaggaagagagaggaggaggaaaggcagAGGCAGGCGGAGTATCAGGCTcgcagggaaagggagagagatgaggggaaggACTCCTCTGGGGGAGACCACCACCACGACAAGAGCCATAGGGGGAAGTCCCGCActggggggggtggagggggggacaAGCCCAAGAGGCCCAGCTCCCTCTTGGCCAACAACAACGTGATGAAGCTCAAACAAATCATCCCCTTACAGAACAAGTTCTCCTCAAGCAGCGCGCGCTCCCCTCAGTCTCCCACCGGAAACGAACCCAAGCTCCCCGGGTTCcttagcttcaagttcctcaagTCGCCCGAGAATAAGAAGGAAGCGGCAGCGACCGCTGCTGCAGTAGCGGCAGCCACGGCAACGAATAACACGATGTCTGCGACCTTCCCAAGTGGTAACCAGGAGTGGTCTCAGTCGCCAAGCAAGTCATTCAACCCGGGGAAACTGTTTAACTTTGGGAAGTCGGAGGGGGGCTCCTGTGTGAATGGGACCCAGTTACCCCGACCAGGAGAGGGGTCCCAGGTGTCTGACAAACAGCTCACCAAGTCTGACCTGAATGGGGTGACGGGCGAGAGCCGTTCACCTGGAGGGGACGCAGGGGAGAAGGAACACCACACAGACTCCCCGGACCGTAAAGTCTAG